Genomic window (Fodinibius salicampi):
TGTTTCAAGACATTGAGAACAAACTCATTACGAACATTAAAGCTGGAAGCAGCAGTCTTATTTTGAATCACCGTTTGCTCATAATGGGTTATCAAAGCCTTCCAGGTATCTTCTGAAAAATCCAGAGGAGCATTTTTTTTCATGTTTACAAATTGAAGGCTGTCTGAACGGCTGTCAGTAGCAGTATCTTCCTTGGCTATTTGCCACTGTTCGTAGCTGTTTAAAACAGGTTCCAGACTTTTGTATAGTGAGTCAAGTCGGTTTTGTATTTGTACATTAGCCTGGGGATCAATGTTGTAAATCGGGAGCGTAGCATCTCTGATGTTTTCGCGCTCCATTGCAATGGTTTCCTGATCTTTTTTAATGGGAAAGGTAAAGGGGGCCGTTAAATTGTCAGCCCTCCATGGTTCTCCGATACTATAATTTATAGGTTCTTTAAAGCTTGTCTGTGGGATGGACGCAATTAATACTCCCAAAAAGCCGAGTATAATAAGAGACCGAATATAGATATTGTTTTGCAGAGACGAAGATTGCTCTTGTTGCTTTTTCTTTTCCCCGATTACAGGAACCTTTCGCTGTTTTTTAGGGGCCAGCCCAAGTTTTTCAAGAATGCTCATAAATATCTTTAGATCTGTCTTTCAAGAGGTAGAAACACTTGGAAGACATTAAAATGTACCTGCAAGATACTTTGATTAACAAATTATACCAACTTACAATTTATTAAGTGATGTTTTTCAATAAAATGCTGTAGTGGTTTATTCAATAAGTTTTAGAAAGTCATTTTGATTAAGGATAGAAATATTTTGTTGTTGGGCTTTCTCGTATTTGCTTCCGGGAGATTCACCTGCCAGCAAGTAATCGGTATTTCCACTTACGGAGGAGGTAACCCGGCCACCATGTTCCTCAATTTTTTGGGTAGCTTCTTTCCGGGTAAAGTCAGGCAGACTACCGGTAAGAACAAAGATTTTATCTGCTAGTTTTTGTGTTTTCTGTTTGTCTTCTTCTTTTCTAAAAGTAAGGCCTGCTGATTTGAGAGAGTAGACCATTTTTAAGTTAGACTCATCATTAAAGAAAGTAACCACTGATTCCGCTATTTTAGGGCCTATAGCATCGATTTCTGAGATGCTCTCTTCATCCGCCTTGATAAGTGCCTCCATTGTTCCAAAAGCATTGGCAAGGTCCCGGGCAACTGTTTTACCAACAAAGCGGATTCCCAGAGCATAAATGAGTCTGTCTAGGGATTGCTCTTTACTCTTTTCTATGGCTGATAATAAATTTTGAGCACTTTTTTCAGCCATGCGTTCAAGAGGCAGAAGTTGTTCTTTGTTGAGCTGATACAGATCTGAATAATTTTTGATTAGTCCTTCCGAAACCAATTGGTCAACCACTTTTTCCCCGAGTCCTTCAATATCCATGGCATCCCGGGAAGCAAAATGGGCAATACGCTGACGTATTTGCGGGGGACATTCAGCGTTAGTACAGCGCCAATCTACATTATCCCCAAGTTTTGTCAGCTCATGTCCACAGGCCGGGCAGTCTTTCGGCATCTTAAATGGTGGATTACGATCTTCCCGATTCGGATTAACGACGCTAACCACCTGGGGAATAATTTCGCCTGCCTTTTCTACAACAACGCGGTCACCCGGACGGATATCCTTACGGTGGATCTCATCTTCATTATGGAGTGATGCTCGTTTAACTGTTGTTCCGGCTAGCTCTACAGCCTTAAGTTCGGCTACGGGGGTTATTTTGCCCAATCGTCCCACTTGCAGGCTAATATCATTAATGGTGGTCGTAGCTTGTTCCGCCTCAAACTTATAAGCGATAGCCCAGCGAGGTGCTTTTGAAGTTGAACCAAGCTGCGACCTGAATTTGTCTTCATTGACTTTAATCACAACCCCATCCGTTTCAAACGGTAGGTTGTGTCTTAGCTCTTTCCACTCTTCAAGCTGTTGATGGACTTCATCAATATTCTTACACTTTTGATAGTACTCGCATACAGGAAGCCCGAACTCAGACAGCATCTTCATCTTTTCCAGTTGGGTGAGCGGCTGGGATTCCTCCAATAGCAGGTCAAAACTAAAAAAGCGAATAGGTCTTCGTGCAACCTCTTTGGGATCCTGCATTTTAAGGGAACCAGCCGTAGAATTCCGGGGATTGGCAAATGGCGATAATCCTTGTTCTTCCCGGTGCTCATTCATCCTTGCGAAAGCCTCTCGCTCCATGTAAGCTTCTCCCCGAACTTCCAAGACCTCAGGATAATCACCTTCCAAAGATAATGGAATATCCCGGACTGTACGGAGATTACGGGTAATATCATCGCCGCGCTCCCCGTCTCCACGAGTTGCACCCAATGCCAGGTCCCCATCTTCGTATCGAAGGCGAATGGCAGTGCCATCAAATTTTAGCTCTGCCATATAGGTGAAGTTGCTGTGATCTAGCCGTTCACGTACCCGGCGGTCAAAATCATTCAGCTCCTCTTCATTATAAGTGTTATCGAGACTTAGTAAAGGTACTGGGTGCTGGATCGTTTCAAAATCACTGCTGGGTTCACCACCGACGCGGCGAGTAGGGGAATCCGGATCCTGAAGGTCAAACTTGTTCTCAAGTTTTTCTAGCTCGGATAGATATTCGTCAAACTTCTTATCCGAAATAAAAGGCTGGGCTTCCTGGTAGTAGGCTTTATTGGCTTTTTCAAGTAAGTCTCGTAGTTCATTGATACGTTCTTGTGCCTGTTTCTTATCCATTGC
Coding sequences:
- the ligA gene encoding NAD-dependent DNA ligase LigA; its protein translation is MDKKQAQERINELRDLLEKANKAYYQEAQPFISDKKFDEYLSELEKLENKFDLQDPDSPTRRVGGEPSSDFETIQHPVPLLSLDNTYNEEELNDFDRRVRERLDHSNFTYMAELKFDGTAIRLRYEDGDLALGATRGDGERGDDITRNLRTVRDIPLSLEGDYPEVLEVRGEAYMEREAFARMNEHREEQGLSPFANPRNSTAGSLKMQDPKEVARRPIRFFSFDLLLEESQPLTQLEKMKMLSEFGLPVCEYYQKCKNIDEVHQQLEEWKELRHNLPFETDGVVIKVNEDKFRSQLGSTSKAPRWAIAYKFEAEQATTTINDISLQVGRLGKITPVAELKAVELAGTTVKRASLHNEDEIHRKDIRPGDRVVVEKAGEIIPQVVSVVNPNREDRNPPFKMPKDCPACGHELTKLGDNVDWRCTNAECPPQIRQRIAHFASRDAMDIEGLGEKVVDQLVSEGLIKNYSDLYQLNKEQLLPLERMAEKSAQNLLSAIEKSKEQSLDRLIYALGIRFVGKTVARDLANAFGTMEALIKADEESISEIDAIGPKIAESVVTFFNDESNLKMVYSLKSAGLTFRKEEDKQKTQKLADKIFVLTGSLPDFTRKEATQKIEEHGGRVTSSVSGNTDYLLAGESPGSKYEKAQQQNISILNQNDFLKLIE